In a single window of the Gloeocapsa sp. PCC 73106 genome:
- a CDS encoding nucleotidyl transferase AbiEii/AbiGii toxin family protein, with protein MNQSHNVAASVRTRLKNKSTSAREDVSVILTRYTLERFLYRISQSLYKEQFILKGALLFSVWSDQPHRPTRDLDLLGRGNNTLSYLEQVFSDICQIMVPVDGLEFNPNTIKSQKIKEDQEYEGVRINLQANLAGTRTRIPVQIDIGFGDVVTPAPLFLEFPPLLDFPAPQLLVYPRETVVAEKFQAIVMLGIANSRLKDFYDLWFLSQNFEFEGKTLCQAIKTTFARRRTSLPELIPLGLTADFAEDKNKVNQWKAFVSKTKLLAQPPSLSEVVSILLKFLWPPTQGAAKGETFQKFWSPQGNWQEK; from the coding sequence ATGAACCAGTCTCACAATGTCGCAGCCTCAGTTCGCACTCGTCTTAAAAACAAATCTACTTCAGCCAGAGAAGACGTATCTGTTATTTTGACGCGCTATACCTTAGAACGGTTTTTATATCGAATAAGTCAATCTTTATACAAAGAGCAATTTATTCTCAAAGGCGCCTTACTTTTCTCTGTCTGGAGTGACCAACCACATCGCCCTACACGAGATTTGGATTTACTGGGGCGAGGAAACAACACATTGTCCTATTTAGAACAAGTTTTCTCTGATATTTGTCAGATTATGGTTCCTGTTGATGGATTGGAGTTTAATCCCAACACCATTAAAAGTCAAAAGATTAAAGAAGACCAAGAGTATGAGGGAGTTCGAATAAACTTGCAGGCAAATTTAGCTGGTACTCGTACTCGTATACCTGTGCAAATTGATATAGGCTTTGGAGATGTTGTTACCCCGGCACCTCTATTCCTTGAATTTCCTCCTCTTCTAGATTTTCCCGCTCCACAATTGCTGGTTTACCCACGTGAAACCGTAGTTGCTGAGAAATTCCAGGCTATAGTAATGCTGGGCATCGCTAACAGCCGCCTCAAGGATTTCTATGACCTCTGGTTTTTGTCTCAAAACTTTGAATTTGAGGGGAAAACCTTGTGTCAAGCCATCAAAACGACCTTTGCCAGACGCAGAACATCTTTGCCTGAGTTGATACCTTTAGGATTAACTGCTGATTTTGCTGAAGATAAGAATAAAGTGAATCAATGGAAAGCCTTTGTGAGTAAAACAAAACTTTTAGCTCAGCCTCCAAGTTTAAGTGAAGTTGTTAGTATTCTTCTTAAGTTTCTCTGGCCACCTACGCAAGGGGCAGCCAAAGGAGAAACTTTTCAGAAATTTTGGTCTCCTCAAGGAAACTGGCAAGAAAAATAA